In Crinalium epipsammum PCC 9333, the genomic window AAAAGTGAAAATTTGGGGGAAGGAACGCTAAAATTAATTGATTGGATAAAAAGGGCAGAACCTTATTATCACAAGAGTGTGGCAACCATTAAACGGTGGCTAGGCGAAATAGTGGGATATTTTGAACAAAGAACAACCAACGGAATAGTTGAGGGGATTAATAATAAACTCAAGCTAGGCTACCAATCTAAGGCGGGACAGTTTGGGGCGGAGTCAGTAGAGGTAGTAAATGGTAAAAAGCTGCTATGCTCTGTTCGTGATGCTCATTCTTAGATGTAGTATAGGAATAAGAACAAAAAAATAATTTGGAGTAGATTCGCGTTACTCTAACGCGAACAAAATAAGATTTTTCTAATTAAAAGTTAATTATTTGGGTGTACTCTCTGGTGTGGATTCCGGCTGAGATTCAGAATATAAACTCAGCCAACTTTCATAAAGAGAAGATATCGCTCTAGCACAAGCATCAATTTTTCCGCGACGTGCGACAAGCATTACAGCATCAATATGTTCACTGGAACCAGCTTTACCTAAATGTTTGTACTTACTGCGTTTGCTACTATCTATCTTCTGTGAAAAAATCGCTTCTTTAACTTGCAATTTGTAATACTAATAATAACCTGTACGGCTACGAGCCTTGTAGCGCATGACCCAAGCATCAGGTGGAGCGATATTACCTTCTAATTCTAGGTGCTCGATCTCCTGCCTTAATTGAGCAATCGCTTCTTTGATACGAAGAGCACGAGTTGCTAAATCTTGTGATTGTGTGGCTCTAACTTTTGGGGCTAACTTAGAGGTTTTACTAGAGAGGTCGTCCATAAGCTGGGGTAGTAAATATCTCCTTAGTTCGCGTTTATAATGCGCGAATTAATATTAATATATAAACTTATTGCCCTGTGTAGCTGACAAATAACATGAATGTGCGACAGCGTTGCTTTGATATTTCCCAAGCTTGTTGGAATCACGGTCAAAAGTCTCTCCGTAAGATAGCACAGGTTACACAAATTTCTAAAAGTAGTGTACATCGGCATCAACAAGCCATGAAGCGACGTGACCTACATCCAGAATCATATCTATGGGAGATACCAGAAGCTTATCAATGGTTGCGGCTATTAGTGTTTGCTACCCTCTATATTTTTGGGATTCAACAAGGGGTTGGTTGCGAAGCAATTTCTCGTTTTTTTCATATTCTACGATTGCAGAATGTCATCGGAGTTTCTCCCAGTAGCTTGCGCCGTATTGAAGCTCAGATGAGAGAGCAAATTCTCAACTACCAGGTACAGATGCAACAACAGTTGGAAAACCATTCAGCGCCGATTGAAGTCCGTGCGGGGGCTGACGAAACGTTCTTTCCTGAAGTTGTACTGGTATTGATGGATTTGGTTTCCGGCTACATTATTTTAGAAGATTATAGTACCGACCGCCAGTACCTCACTTGGAGCCAAAAAGCTAAGAGTGCGCTCAACAATTTGGGTACGACGGTGATAGTTAAATCTCTGGTCAGTGACCGCGCGAGTGCTTTAATTCAGTTGGCGCCTGCTTGGTCTGGGTTGTCTTTCCATCCCTGACCTGTTTCATGCCATGCGGGGTATTTCCAGAGTAATCGGTTGCCGTTTTGGTAACCGATTAAATCAAATTAAGAAACAGTTACGTACCCTACATAATCAAGCTTTAAACTACTCAGGACATAGCCAATCTATCCCTAAAAAATTAGCACAAAAAATTGCTGTTCTACAAGAGCAATATAATTTTTTATTAACTGGCAAGCTTGCTTACCACAATATATTGCATCAAATTACTTGTGCCGTTCATCCTTTTGCTCTTGATGGTAGTGGATTTCAAACTACAGTCGATGTCGCCACTATTCTTTATCAACAATTACCCCAGTTAGCCGCGTTAGGATATACTTACCAGATTCCCAAATTAGAAACAGCCATATCAACATTTAGCGGTCAAGTTAGTGCTATCGCTGCTGTAATTAACCTATGGTGGCAATCTGTAGAAGAAAGTTTGCAGTTAGAGCAAGTTTCTCCCGAAATATCTAATTGGTTACTTGGTTATTTTTTACCCCATTTTTATTGGCTCTCAGTCATTAAACAAACTAAAAACCCTGCTTTAAAGGAAATCTATACTCAGGTATCCAGGCATTATTTACGCCATTTATTGGAACATCCCTTAACCAGTAAATTCTCTAAGAATGAATGGATACACTGGCGTTCTTGGGCGGAGCAAATGTCGGCTCAATTTCAACGTAGTTCTTCTGCCATTGAGGGACGCAATGGTTATTTATCTCGTCTGCATCATTGTGGACGCGGGATCTCTTCTGCTCAATTGCGGGTGTTAACTGTTATTCATAACTTTGATATCCAACGAGCCGATAAGACCACAGCAGCACAACGTTTATTCAATCAAGAATTTCCCGCTTTATTTGATTGGGTAATCTCACAGATGGGTGACTTACCTTTACCCCGTAAAT contains:
- a CDS encoding DUF6399 domain-containing protein; the encoded protein is MRGISRVIGCRFGNRLNQIKKQLRTLHNQALNYSGHSQSIPKKLAQKIAVLQEQYNFLLTGKLAYHNILHQITCAVHPFALDGSGFQTTVDVATILYQQLPQLAALGYTYQIPKLETAISTFSGQVSAIAAVINLWWQSVEESLQLEQVSPEISNWLLGYFLPHFYWLSVIKQTKNPALKEIYTQVSRHYLRHLLEHPLTSKFSKNEWIHWRSWAEQMSAQFQRSSSAIEGRNGYLSRLHHCGRGISSAQLRVLTVIHNFDIQRADKTTAAQRLFNQEFPALFDWVISQMGDLPLPRKSYQII